In Carboxydocella sporoproducens DSM 16521, a single window of DNA contains:
- a CDS encoding riboflavin synthase: MFTGIVEELGEVRALNRGARSARIKIAARTVLEGTRLGDSIAVNGTCLTVTELGPDWFMADVMAETLDRTNLGELGPGSRVNLERALTLNTRLGGHLVSGHVDGVGTIIAQERVDIALLTTISAPAGVLRYTIEKGSIAVDGISLTVVSLIDNGFQVSLIPETVKRTTLGFKKVGDRVNLEGDIIGKYIERLLKFPPTSEKRQSQLSMEFLAQHGFLE; the protein is encoded by the coding sequence TTGTTTACAGGGATTGTAGAGGAGCTGGGAGAGGTAAGGGCTCTTAACAGAGGAGCCCGCTCGGCCAGGATAAAAATTGCAGCCCGTACGGTTCTGGAAGGGACCCGACTGGGAGATTCCATTGCAGTCAATGGGACTTGCCTGACTGTAACGGAACTGGGACCTGACTGGTTTATGGCTGATGTGATGGCTGAAACTCTGGACCGCACTAATCTGGGGGAACTGGGACCAGGCAGCCGGGTTAACCTGGAGCGGGCCCTGACTTTAAATACCCGCCTGGGTGGCCATCTGGTCAGTGGCCATGTGGATGGTGTAGGCACCATTATCGCTCAGGAGCGGGTGGATATCGCTCTCTTAACCACTATCAGCGCACCTGCAGGGGTTTTGCGCTATACTATTGAAAAAGGCTCCATTGCAGTAGATGGCATTAGTCTGACTGTTGTCAGTTTGATAGATAATGGTTTTCAAGTATCCCTGATTCCGGAAACAGTTAAACGCACCACTCTAGGCTTCAAAAAGGTAGGCGACCGGGTCAATTTGGAAGGGGACATCATTGGTAAATATATTGAACGCCTGTTAAAATTTCCACCGACATCTGAAAAACGGCAGTCTCAGTTAAGTATGGAATTTTTGGCGCAGCACGGTTTCCTGGAATAG
- a CDS encoding histone deacetylase family protein has product MTEPLLLLYDEIFLKHETDSLEHGSRLQAIVGELKEYGLWEKVPRRRPRQASRSEVLLAHPHEYLEALQAFCAAGGGVWAEDTVVDRDTYDVALRAVGAVLDGIDAVMKGVYHRALALVRPPGHHAAALRGGGFCVLNNLAIGANYARQEYWLNRIAILDWDAHHGNGLQSFFYSDSEVLYISLHQDGLYPYTGWATETGDERGKGFNINIPLPKDTGDTGYYYAMHKIILPVLEQFQPQLLLVAAGYDAHFADPLSSLALTSEGFGQLAKMIKPWPLVAALEGGYDPATVGHAVAATVAVWGELPVAVTDPAAPPYAPVRPTQRLRIDDAWQIQKKYWRL; this is encoded by the coding sequence ATGACAGAACCCCTACTCTTGCTTTATGATGAGATTTTTCTGAAACACGAGACCGATTCCCTGGAACATGGTAGCCGCTTGCAGGCTATTGTCGGGGAGCTGAAGGAGTACGGATTGTGGGAAAAAGTACCCCGCAGGCGGCCCCGTCAGGCCAGTCGGAGTGAGGTGTTGCTGGCTCATCCCCATGAATACCTGGAAGCATTGCAGGCATTCTGTGCCGCTGGCGGAGGCGTCTGGGCAGAAGATACTGTTGTTGACCGGGATACTTATGATGTTGCTCTGCGGGCAGTGGGTGCGGTGCTGGACGGGATCGATGCAGTCATGAAGGGTGTCTATCACCGTGCGCTGGCTCTGGTGCGGCCGCCGGGACACCATGCTGCCGCTTTGCGGGGAGGGGGCTTTTGTGTCCTTAACAACCTGGCCATAGGGGCCAACTATGCCCGGCAGGAGTATTGGCTAAACCGTATTGCCATTTTAGACTGGGATGCTCATCATGGCAATGGTTTACAGTCGTTTTTTTACTCTGATTCGGAAGTGCTATACATTTCTTTGCACCAGGATGGCTTATATCCCTATACTGGCTGGGCAACAGAAACAGGCGACGAACGGGGGAAAGGCTTTAACATCAATATTCCTCTGCCGAAAGATACAGGGGATACGGGCTACTACTATGCCATGCATAAAATTATTTTGCCGGTGTTAGAGCAATTCCAGCCCCAGCTTCTGCTGGTGGCGGCAGGATATGATGCCCATTTTGCTGACCCCCTTTCCAGTCTGGCCTTGACCAGTGAAGGATTTGGACAGCTGGCGAAAATGATCAAGCCCTGGCCTCTGGTGGCTGCGCTGGAGGGAGGTTATGATCCGGCTACAGTTGGCCACGCTGTGGCTGCTACAGTGGCCGTCTGGGGGGAGTTACCGGTGGCTGTCACCGACCCGGCGGCTCCTCCTTATGCTCCCGTGCGGCCTACCCAGCGTTTGCGCATCGATGATGCCTGGCAGATCCAGAAAAAATACTGGCGACTTTAA
- a CDS encoding FHA domain-containing protein — protein sequence MSWWRRLWRRKKELMSGQDGTIVFALPAQCQEISSAAAAALVILSGEDTGMRLALPRQTVYIGRREDCTITINHPTVSRLHARILPTDRGWVLQDLDSANGTLVNGRPVTEVLLSPGDRIKIGPWEAEFYL from the coding sequence ATGAGCTGGTGGAGAAGGCTATGGCGGCGTAAAAAAGAGTTGATGAGTGGTCAGGATGGCACCATTGTGTTTGCTTTACCGGCCCAGTGTCAGGAAATAAGTTCAGCCGCAGCTGCGGCGTTAGTAATATTATCCGGGGAGGATACTGGCATGCGCCTTGCCCTGCCCCGGCAAACGGTGTACATAGGCCGAAGAGAGGACTGCACCATTACTATTAATCATCCAACGGTATCGAGACTCCATGCCAGGATTCTGCCGACTGACAGAGGCTGGGTTCTGCAGGACCTGGACAGTGCCAATGGTACTCTGGTTAACGGGCGACCGGTAACAGAAGTACTGCTTTCCCCGGGGGACAGGATTAAGATAGGACCCTGGGAAGCAGAGTTTTATCTCTAG
- the rsgA gene encoding ribosome small subunit-dependent GTPase A: protein METGIVLKGIGGYYYVRVGDTVYECRLRGKFRKLQQTALVGDEVKITSLNREQGVIEEILPRRNALIRPPIANVDQALLVFAAANPDPNRLLIDRLLVQVSAEGIHPLLVINKGDLDPEGAQRLTALYRAAGFTTLITSAVTGQGLPELKQHLATRVSVICGPSGAGKSSLINALAPGLSLKTGEVSDKIGRGRHTTRHVELLTVGEGWLADTPGFSSLSLHNVNSKELAHFYPDFLPYMQCRFPGCMHRAEPDCGVRLAVEQGLIDQTRYHNYLELLEEVLEQERRY from the coding sequence ATGGAGACAGGAATAGTGCTGAAAGGGATAGGCGGCTATTACTATGTCCGCGTTGGAGATACTGTCTACGAATGCCGTCTGCGGGGCAAATTCCGCAAACTGCAACAAACGGCTCTGGTAGGGGATGAGGTAAAGATAACCTCTTTAAACCGGGAACAGGGGGTAATTGAGGAAATTTTGCCCCGCCGTAACGCTCTCATCAGGCCCCCTATCGCTAATGTAGATCAGGCTTTGCTAGTTTTTGCCGCCGCCAACCCTGACCCTAACCGCTTATTGATCGACCGCTTATTAGTACAGGTCAGTGCGGAAGGAATTCATCCCCTACTGGTAATTAATAAAGGGGACTTGGATCCGGAGGGCGCACAACGGCTGACTGCTCTCTACCGGGCGGCCGGGTTTACGACATTGATTACCAGTGCTGTAACCGGGCAGGGGTTACCGGAATTAAAACAGCATCTGGCTACCCGGGTGTCAGTAATCTGCGGGCCATCTGGAGCGGGCAAATCCAGCCTGATCAATGCTCTGGCCCCAGGCCTTTCCCTGAAAACCGGGGAAGTTAGTGATAAAATCGGACGGGGGCGGCATACTACCAGGCATGTGGAGTTGCTGACCGTAGGGGAGGGCTGGCTGGCTGATACGCCTGGTTTTAGCTCTTTGAGTCTTCATAATGTTAATAGTAAAGAACTGGCCCATTTTTATCCCGATTTTTTGCCCTATATGCAATGCCGTTTCCCCGGCTGCATGCACCGGGCTGAACCTGATTGTGGAGTGCGACTGGCAGTAGAGCAGGGGCTGATCGACCAGACGCGCTACCATAATTACCTGGAATTGCTGGAAGAAGTGCTGGAACAGGAGAGGAGGTACTAG
- a CDS encoding bifunctional 3,4-dihydroxy-2-butanone-4-phosphate synthase/GTP cyclohydrolase II produces the protein MEKQFHSIEEAIADIRAGKMIIVVDDEDRENEGDLLMAAEKATPEAINFMATYGKGLICVPMEGKRLDELDLPPMVTHNTDPHGTAFTVSVDFKDTTTGISAHERARTIQALLDPATKPADLRRPGHIFPLRYREGGVLRRAGHTEAAVDLARLAGLYPAGVICEIMKEDGTMARVPELLEFAREHGLKIITIADLIQYRRKTEKLIQRVETIRLPNRFGEFQATAYESLIDGQTHLAIHKGDLTAPGPVLVRVHSECLTGDVFGSARCDCGDQLAAAMRMIEREGRGVLLYMRQEGRGIGLKNKILAYKLQEQGADTVEANEALGFPADLRDYGIGAQILADLGLKQIRLMTNNPRKIKGLEGYGLEIVERVPIEIEPCDYNERYLSTKKSKLGHMLSF, from the coding sequence ATGGAAAAACAGTTTCACAGTATTGAAGAAGCTATTGCTGACATTCGGGCAGGAAAAATGATAATAGTAGTGGATGATGAAGACCGGGAAAATGAAGGAGATCTGCTGATGGCGGCGGAAAAGGCCACCCCGGAAGCCATTAACTTCATGGCTACTTATGGCAAGGGATTGATTTGTGTTCCGATGGAAGGCAAGCGGCTGGATGAACTGGATTTGCCCCCTATGGTTACCCATAACACTGACCCCCATGGCACGGCCTTTACCGTTTCGGTGGATTTTAAGGATACTACTACCGGGATTTCCGCCCATGAACGGGCTCGCACTATTCAGGCCCTGCTGGATCCAGCCACTAAACCGGCGGATTTGCGGCGACCCGGTCATATTTTCCCCTTGCGCTATCGGGAAGGTGGCGTGTTGCGGCGGGCGGGCCATACCGAGGCTGCTGTGGACCTGGCCCGACTGGCCGGTCTTTATCCCGCAGGGGTAATATGTGAGATTATGAAAGAAGACGGGACTATGGCCCGGGTGCCGGAGCTGCTGGAATTTGCCCGGGAACATGGTTTGAAAATAATCACCATCGCTGACCTGATTCAGTATCGTCGTAAAACGGAAAAGCTGATTCAGCGAGTGGAGACCATCAGATTGCCCAACCGCTTTGGGGAATTCCAGGCCACTGCCTATGAAAGTTTGATTGATGGCCAGACCCATCTGGCTATTCATAAAGGAGACCTGACCGCACCTGGCCCGGTGCTGGTAAGGGTTCATTCCGAATGCCTGACAGGAGATGTATTTGGCTCTGCCCGTTGCGATTGCGGCGACCAGCTGGCAGCAGCTATGCGCATGATTGAGCGGGAAGGCCGCGGCGTGCTGCTCTATATGCGCCAGGAAGGGCGGGGCATTGGCTTGAAAAACAAAATCCTGGCCTATAAATTACAGGAACAGGGGGCAGATACCGTTGAGGCCAATGAGGCCCTGGGTTTTCCGGCTGATTTGCGGGATTATGGTATAGGGGCTCAGATTCTGGCTGATCTGGGTTTAAAGCAAATCCGCCTGATGACCAATAACCCCCGGAAAATCAAAGGCCTGGAGGGTTATGGTCTGGAGATTGTAGAAAGGGTGCCCATTGAGATCGAGCCCTGTGACTATAATGAGCGCTACCTTAGCACTAAAAAGTCCAAATTAGGGCACATGTTGTCCTTCTAA
- the rpe gene encoding ribulose-phosphate 3-epimerase → MVQIAPSILSANFANLWAHVAQVEAAGAEMLHIDVMDGHFVPNITIGPLVVQALRDKSRMTFDVHLMITNPDQFIGEFVKAGADIISVHAEACTHLHRTLQTIRNHGIKAAVALNPATPLTVIEYVLPYLDMVLLMTVNPGFGGQRFIPEMVEKIERLNTWRRERKLNFTIQVDGGINQETAPLVVKAGADILVAGSYIFGAADISTAIRSLRERCG, encoded by the coding sequence TTGGTTCAGATCGCCCCATCCATATTGTCAGCGAATTTTGCCAACCTCTGGGCCCACGTGGCACAGGTAGAAGCTGCTGGTGCGGAAATGCTGCATATCGATGTCATGGATGGACATTTTGTCCCTAACATTACCATTGGTCCGCTGGTGGTACAGGCCTTGCGGGATAAAAGCCGGATGACTTTCGATGTTCACCTGATGATCACCAACCCGGACCAGTTTATTGGAGAATTTGTGAAGGCCGGTGCCGATATTATTTCCGTACATGCGGAAGCCTGTACCCATTTACATCGGACCCTGCAAACCATTCGTAATCATGGTATCAAGGCAGCTGTCGCTTTGAATCCGGCTACACCTCTGACAGTGATTGAATATGTTTTACCTTATCTGGACATGGTCTTGCTGATGACTGTGAATCCGGGATTTGGCGGACAGCGTTTTATTCCGGAAATGGTGGAAAAGATTGAACGGCTTAATACCTGGCGGCGCGAAAGAAAGCTGAATTTTACCATTCAGGTTGACGGGGGCATTAACCAGGAAACTGCGCCCTTGGTGGTCAAAGCCGGAGCTGATATCCTGGTGGCCGGGTCCTATATTTTCGGTGCTGCCGACATCTCGACAGCAATCCGCAGTTTGCGGGAAAGGTGCGGGTAA
- the pknB gene encoding Stk1 family PASTA domain-containing Ser/Thr kinase, which produces MELIGRVIAGRYHVEELLGGGGMAVVYRAHCRYLQRDVTIKILRPQYSDDADFVERFRREAQAVARLSHPNIVNVFDVGQDGIIHYIVMEYIDGITLKRYIREKGPLAPVEAVDIARQICAALVHAHASGIVHRDIKSGNILIAKDGRVKVTDFGIARSTTDVTVTQTGTIVGSVHYISPEQARGEPASFQSDLYSVGVVLFEMLAGRLPYEGESPIAVAMKHMGDQPPSLSKLNPAVSPELEMVVRRAMAKDRARRYASAEEMLEDLRTVLIGQISEQTKKLMLDENPTMVLPRDELKQALGKQQAAREKKNKRKLWAWLAILVTLLILGGAGYFLLLPKTVEVPDLTNLTVEEAEQRLKPAHLQLEVLGREYSDTIAENRIISQREKPGTEVREGQAIGVIVSVGVEKVNVPDLSGQDKEDARLALEKAGLALGTIDYQYSDEYEKDTVISQNPAAGEQVPRQTAVNLVVSKGKKPVLLKMPNVTGLSLTAARAALEAMGLKVPEENITQEASTDFFPGTVISQEPQPGTETEKGSSVKLKVSAGPGPQPQQISISVNIPGAGEPHQVSIKVVDNKSPEGRQEFIGSGTGGSTLVVPIRYYGKAKALIFIDGQKSEEQELTP; this is translated from the coding sequence ATGGAACTGATAGGCAGAGTAATAGCAGGCCGTTATCATGTAGAGGAGCTGTTAGGTGGCGGCGGCATGGCAGTAGTATATCGGGCTCATTGTCGCTATTTGCAGCGGGATGTTACCATTAAAATCCTGCGCCCGCAGTATTCTGATGATGCTGATTTTGTAGAACGCTTTCGGCGGGAAGCCCAGGCGGTGGCCCGTTTGTCTCACCCCAATATTGTCAATGTCTTTGATGTAGGTCAGGACGGAATTATCCACTATATCGTAATGGAATATATTGATGGCATCACCTTGAAAAGATATATCCGGGAAAAGGGCCCGCTGGCACCGGTGGAAGCGGTAGATATAGCCCGGCAGATCTGTGCGGCTTTGGTCCATGCCCATGCCAGTGGGATTGTGCATCGGGATATCAAGTCAGGTAATATCCTCATTGCCAAAGATGGAAGGGTAAAAGTCACTGATTTCGGCATCGCCCGCTCCACAACCGATGTTACTGTGACCCAAACCGGGACGATTGTAGGCTCAGTCCATTATATTTCCCCTGAACAGGCTCGAGGAGAACCGGCCTCTTTTCAGTCTGACCTTTACTCGGTGGGGGTCGTGCTGTTTGAAATGCTGGCCGGGCGGCTGCCATATGAGGGAGAATCGCCAATTGCAGTAGCCATGAAACATATGGGGGATCAGCCTCCCTCTCTATCCAAGCTGAATCCTGCCGTTAGCCCGGAGCTGGAGATGGTGGTTCGGCGGGCAATGGCCAAAGACCGGGCGCGCCGCTATGCCAGTGCGGAGGAGATGCTGGAGGACCTGAGGACAGTCCTCATAGGCCAAATTAGTGAACAGACGAAAAAACTGATGCTGGATGAAAATCCAACCATGGTTTTGCCCCGGGATGAACTGAAACAGGCTCTGGGTAAGCAGCAGGCTGCCAGGGAAAAGAAAAATAAACGTAAACTCTGGGCCTGGCTGGCTATTCTGGTTACCCTGTTAATTCTCGGGGGAGCTGGCTATTTTCTGCTTTTACCCAAAACGGTGGAAGTGCCGGATTTGACCAATTTGACAGTAGAAGAGGCAGAACAGCGCTTAAAGCCAGCTCATTTGCAACTGGAAGTGCTGGGGCGGGAATATAGTGACACCATTGCGGAGAACCGGATAATCAGTCAACGGGAAAAGCCCGGGACTGAAGTGCGGGAAGGGCAGGCTATTGGTGTAATTGTCAGTGTAGGAGTGGAAAAGGTGAATGTGCCTGATCTTTCAGGCCAGGATAAGGAAGATGCTCGTCTGGCCCTGGAAAAGGCAGGGTTAGCTCTGGGGACGATTGATTACCAGTACAGTGATGAATATGAAAAGGATACAGTTATTTCCCAGAACCCGGCTGCTGGTGAACAAGTCCCCCGCCAGACTGCAGTAAATCTGGTGGTCAGCAAGGGTAAAAAACCGGTGTTGCTGAAAATGCCCAATGTTACCGGGTTAAGCCTTACTGCTGCCAGGGCAGCCCTGGAAGCCATGGGCCTGAAAGTACCGGAGGAAAATATTACTCAGGAAGCCAGTACGGACTTTTTCCCTGGGACAGTTATCAGTCAGGAGCCTCAGCCGGGGACAGAAACGGAAAAGGGTAGCAGTGTCAAACTGAAAGTAAGCGCCGGTCCTGGACCTCAGCCTCAGCAAATTTCTATTTCGGTAAACATCCCCGGGGCAGGTGAGCCCCACCAGGTCTCCATCAAAGTAGTGGATAACAAGAGCCCGGAAGGCAGACAGGAGTTTATTGGCAGTGGCACCGGGGGTTCCACTCTGGTGGTGCCGATCAGATACTACGGTAAAGCTAAAGCTTTGATTTTCATTGATGGACAAAAATCAGAAGAACAGGAACTAACCCCATAG
- the ribD gene encoding bifunctional diaminohydroxyphosphoribosylaminopyrimidine deaminase/5-amino-6-(5-phosphoribosylamino)uracil reductase RibD: protein MRDEEYMRLALELAGRARGRTSPNPLVGCVIVKDGEIIGEGYHQKAGTPHAEVHALREAGERAAGADVYVTLEPCSHYGRTPPCADALIAAGVRRVVAAMTDPNPLVAGRGLARLREAGIQVEVGLLEKEARKLNEGWLYYISRKMPFVIWKYAMTLDGKTATRTGDSRWISSEQSRLLVHQLRNEVDGILVGSGTVLADDPALTTRLPEGGRDAVRIVVDSHGRTPPGAQVVRLAQISAAPTLIATTEQSSVTWRQQMQADGVEVLVLPEQAGRVDLTALLQELARRGLVNLLLESGGELAWSMLAAGLIQKVYAFIAPKLAGGLMAPTPLQGAGIERMAAAITMQHGEWRQIGPDFLYIGYPAREVK from the coding sequence ATGCGCGATGAAGAATATATGCGATTGGCTTTAGAACTGGCAGGGAGAGCCAGAGGTCGTACCAGTCCTAACCCGCTGGTGGGCTGTGTGATTGTCAAGGATGGGGAAATCATCGGAGAGGGTTATCATCAGAAGGCCGGCACACCCCATGCAGAAGTGCATGCCCTGCGGGAAGCAGGGGAACGGGCGGCTGGGGCCGATGTCTATGTAACCCTGGAACCCTGCTCCCATTATGGCCGTACTCCTCCCTGTGCTGATGCCCTGATTGCTGCAGGAGTGAGGAGAGTAGTTGCGGCCATGACTGACCCCAATCCCCTGGTAGCCGGGCGGGGATTGGCCCGGTTAAGGGAAGCGGGTATTCAGGTGGAAGTAGGTCTGCTGGAGAAAGAGGCCCGGAAGCTTAATGAGGGCTGGTTATACTATATTAGCCGGAAAATGCCTTTCGTGATCTGGAAGTATGCGATGACTCTGGATGGTAAAACCGCTACCCGCACCGGGGACAGTCGCTGGATTAGCAGTGAACAGTCCCGTTTGCTGGTACATCAGCTCAGGAATGAGGTAGATGGTATTCTGGTAGGCAGCGGGACGGTGCTGGCCGATGATCCTGCCCTTACTACCCGCTTACCGGAGGGCGGCAGGGATGCAGTTAGAATTGTGGTGGACAGCCACGGACGCACACCTCCGGGGGCCCAGGTCGTCCGGCTGGCGCAAATCTCAGCTGCTCCTACCCTGATTGCAACCACAGAACAGAGTTCTGTTACCTGGAGGCAGCAAATGCAGGCTGACGGGGTAGAGGTCCTGGTGCTGCCCGAACAGGCCGGGCGGGTTGATTTAACCGCTTTGCTGCAGGAGCTGGCCCGGCGGGGGCTGGTAAATTTGCTCCTGGAAAGTGGCGGTGAATTGGCCTGGTCCATGCTGGCGGCAGGGCTGATTCAAAAGGTCTATGCCTTTATTGCTCCTAAACTGGCAGGTGGGTTAATGGCTCCAACTCCTTTGCAAGGTGCGGGGATTGAGCGCATGGCAGCAGCCATTACCATGCAGCATGGAGAATGGCGACAAATCGGGCCGGATTTCCTTTACATTGGCTATCCCGCCCGGGAGGTGAAATAA
- the ribE gene encoding 6,7-dimethyl-8-ribityllumazine synthase encodes MAYQLLEGKLLAQDLKFAIVVGRFNEFITNKLLGGALDAIKRHGGKEEEVTVAWVPGAFEIPLVAQKLAACGQYDAVICLGAVIRGSTPHFDYVAAEVAKGVAKVGLDTGKPVIFGVLTTDTIEQAIERAGTKAGNKGYEAAVTAIEMANLLKQMQE; translated from the coding sequence ATGGCATATCAGTTATTGGAAGGTAAATTGCTGGCCCAGGACCTTAAATTTGCCATTGTAGTAGGCCGCTTTAATGAGTTCATCACCAACAAACTGCTGGGCGGGGCTTTAGATGCCATTAAACGCCATGGCGGTAAAGAAGAAGAAGTAACAGTAGCCTGGGTGCCGGGAGCATTTGAGATTCCCCTGGTAGCCCAAAAACTGGCGGCCTGTGGCCAATATGATGCAGTCATCTGTCTGGGGGCGGTTATTCGCGGTTCTACTCCCCATTTTGATTATGTAGCGGCTGAAGTGGCCAAAGGGGTGGCCAAAGTGGGACTGGATACCGGCAAACCTGTGATTTTCGGTGTCCTGACCACTGATACCATTGAACAGGCCATTGAACGGGCAGGCACCAAAGCTGGAAACAAGGGGTATGAGGCTGCGGTTACTGCTATTGAAATGGCCAATTTGTTGAAGCAAATGCAGGAATGA
- a CDS encoding Stp1/IreP family PP2C-type Ser/Thr phosphatase, with product MGKLQFAVGTHVGLVRKNNQDAFILAPDLNLFGVADGMGGHAAGEIASQMAGEIIIQELARNREQLIGPGILGLLRQAVEKANQEIYHRGRLENQNLGMGTTVTCGYFSGDSNLLVIAHVGDSRAYRWRRGELKLLTHDHSLVYQLYQNGGISLEEAFKHPQRNILTRALGMDPAVVVDLTELTIEPDDLYLFCTDGLSGQVRDEEMLELLQTWQEDNSDLPTLANRLIEEALERGGKDNITLVLVKPR from the coding sequence GTGGGAAAATTGCAGTTTGCGGTAGGTACCCATGTTGGTCTGGTCAGAAAAAACAATCAGGATGCTTTTATTTTGGCTCCTGATCTCAATTTATTCGGGGTAGCTGATGGGATGGGCGGTCATGCTGCAGGGGAGATTGCCAGCCAGATGGCCGGGGAGATAATAATCCAGGAGTTGGCCCGGAATCGGGAACAATTAATAGGCCCTGGGATACTGGGACTTTTACGCCAGGCAGTGGAGAAAGCCAACCAGGAAATTTATCACCGCGGGCGGCTGGAAAATCAAAACCTGGGCATGGGTACTACCGTGACCTGTGGTTATTTCTCCGGGGACAGTAACCTGTTAGTTATTGCTCATGTGGGTGACAGCCGGGCATACCGCTGGCGGCGAGGAGAACTGAAGTTATTAACCCATGACCATTCCCTGGTCTATCAGCTTTACCAGAATGGCGGAATCAGTTTGGAGGAAGCTTTTAAACATCCCCAGCGTAATATCCTGACTAGAGCTCTGGGGATGGATCCGGCCGTAGTGGTGGATTTAACGGAACTAACCATAGAACCTGATGACCTGTATCTTTTTTGCACCGATGGTTTAAGCGGTCAGGTTAGAGATGAGGAAATGCTGGAATTGCTGCAAACATGGCAGGAAGATAACAGTGACTTACCTACCCTGGCAAACAGGCTGATAGAGGAGGCACTTGAGCGGGGTGGCAAGGATAACATCACGCTGGTGCTGGTAAAACCGAGGTGA
- a CDS encoding D-alanyl-D-alanine carboxypeptidase family protein, with product MWKKMIIWITAFTLLFPAAAGAAKIKTGQQPAQPVVQLETTAQSAVLMEANSGQILYEKNMHQALPPASVTKIMTLLVAVEAVEQGKVKLEDRIKASENAAGMGGSQIYLEPGEEMTLKDLLISIAVGSANDACVAVAEHVAGSHEAFVEMMNQKLKDLGLKDSKFVNAYGLPAEGHVASAYDLAMILREGMKHPLFRELTSIKEYDLRGGEFKLYNTNKLLWWYNGADTGKTGWTTEAKYCLASSAQRDGLRLIAVVMATPEPRSHFRESIKLYNYGFARYKAVNISQAGQVQGVIPVSKGQVKQVKAVSQEPVVMVVEKGQEKKVTYKVEIPARVQAPIKKGQKIGKLIIMFEGQPVKIVDLVAAREVEAATLNQHFGAIWQKATGIK from the coding sequence ATGTGGAAGAAAATGATTATCTGGATAACAGCATTTACACTGCTTTTTCCGGCTGCAGCCGGTGCTGCAAAGATAAAAACTGGTCAGCAGCCTGCACAGCCGGTGGTTCAACTGGAGACTACAGCACAATCAGCCGTTTTGATGGAAGCTAATAGTGGACAGATTCTCTATGAAAAAAATATGCATCAGGCCTTGCCGCCGGCCAGTGTAACTAAAATCATGACTTTGCTGGTGGCTGTAGAGGCTGTGGAACAGGGCAAAGTAAAACTGGAAGACCGGATTAAGGCAAGCGAAAATGCTGCCGGCATGGGTGGATCCCAGATCTATCTTGAACCCGGGGAAGAAATGACACTAAAAGACCTGCTGATTTCGATAGCTGTTGGTTCTGCCAATGATGCCTGTGTAGCAGTGGCGGAGCATGTTGCCGGTTCCCATGAGGCTTTTGTGGAAATGATGAACCAGAAGCTTAAGGATCTGGGTCTGAAGGACAGTAAGTTTGTCAATGCTTATGGTTTGCCTGCTGAAGGTCATGTCGCTTCTGCTTATGACCTGGCTATGATCCTCCGGGAAGGGATGAAACATCCCCTCTTCCGGGAATTGACCTCTATTAAGGAATATGACCTCCGGGGTGGTGAATTTAAGTTATATAATACCAATAAGCTGCTCTGGTGGTATAATGGTGCTGATACAGGCAAAACGGGCTGGACCACTGAAGCCAAATACTGCCTGGCTTCTTCGGCCCAGCGGGATGGCTTGCGCCTGATTGCAGTGGTGATGGCAACCCCCGAGCCTCGCAGCCATTTCCGGGAATCTATCAAGCTGTATAATTATGGGTTTGCCCGATATAAGGCCGTTAATATCAGTCAGGCTGGGCAGGTTCAGGGTGTTATCCCGGTAAGTAAAGGCCAGGTCAAACAGGTAAAAGCTGTAAGCCAGGAACCGGTAGTAATGGTGGTGGAAAAAGGCCAGGAGAAAAAAGTAACCTATAAGGTAGAAATTCCTGCTCGAGTTCAGGCTCCGATTAAGAAGGGGCAGAAAATTGGTAAACTAATCATAATGTTTGAAGGTCAACCAGTAAAAATTGTGGATTTGGTGGCTGCGAGGGAAGTAGAGGCAGCTACCTTAAATCAGCATTTTGGTGCCATCTGGCAAAAAGCCACAGGAATTAAATAA